A section of the Agromyces aurantiacus genome encodes:
- the glmS gene encoding glutamine--fructose-6-phosphate transaminase (isomerizing): MCGIVGYVGERNSLDVLMGGLRRLEYRGYDSAGVAVVDDEGDLEFAKRAGKLQVLADELERHPIHRGGTGIGHTRWATHGGPTDRNAHPHLADDDKLALIHNGIIENFSELKDELVADGFEFQSETDTEVAAVLLGKVYRETGDLREAFRRTVSRLEGAFTLLAVHEDEPGVVVGARRNSPLVIGLGEGENFLGSDVAAFVEFTKRAVAIGQDQIVAITAAGVTVTDFEGNPVEVEPFDVAWDASAAEKGGWSSFMAKEVAEQPDAVANTIRGRIVDGVVSVPELDEFGDDALRAIRRITVIACGTAAYAGMVAKYAIEQWARIPVEVELSHEFRYRDPVIDDGTLVVSISQSGETMDTLMAVKYAREQGAKAISVCNTQGATIPRESDAAVYTHAGPEVAVASTKAFVAQITALYLFGLHLARVRGTLSESQLAAQVAELQAIPEKIATVLEQADRVGELAHWMSDTRSVLFLGRHVGYPIALEGALKLKELAYIHAEGFAAGELKHGPIALIEPGQPVFVVVPSPRGSAALHPKVVSNIQEIRARGARVIAIAEAGDAAVLPFADEVIRIPLAAPLFEPLLAVVPLQIFAMELSQAKGLDVDQPRNLAKSVTVE; encoded by the coding sequence ATGTGTGGAATCGTCGGATACGTCGGAGAGCGCAACAGCCTCGACGTCCTCATGGGCGGCCTTCGCCGTCTGGAATACCGTGGCTACGACTCGGCCGGCGTCGCCGTCGTCGATGACGAGGGCGACCTCGAGTTCGCCAAGCGCGCGGGCAAGCTGCAGGTGCTCGCCGACGAGCTCGAGCGCCACCCGATCCACCGCGGCGGCACCGGCATCGGCCACACGAGGTGGGCCACGCACGGCGGGCCGACCGACCGCAACGCGCACCCGCACCTCGCCGACGACGACAAGCTCGCCCTCATCCACAACGGCATCATCGAGAACTTCTCCGAGTTGAAGGACGAGCTCGTCGCAGACGGGTTCGAGTTCCAGAGCGAGACCGACACCGAGGTCGCCGCCGTGCTCCTCGGCAAGGTCTACCGCGAGACCGGTGATCTCCGCGAGGCGTTCCGTCGTACCGTGAGCCGCCTCGAGGGGGCGTTCACGCTCCTCGCCGTGCACGAGGACGAGCCGGGCGTCGTCGTGGGCGCACGGCGCAACTCGCCGCTGGTCATCGGGCTCGGCGAGGGCGAGAACTTCCTGGGGTCGGATGTCGCGGCCTTCGTCGAGTTCACGAAGCGTGCGGTCGCCATCGGGCAGGACCAGATCGTGGCGATCACGGCTGCCGGGGTCACCGTCACCGACTTCGAGGGCAACCCGGTCGAGGTCGAGCCGTTCGACGTAGCCTGGGACGCCTCGGCGGCCGAGAAGGGCGGCTGGTCGTCGTTCATGGCCAAGGAGGTCGCGGAGCAGCCCGACGCCGTGGCGAACACGATCCGCGGCCGGATCGTCGACGGCGTCGTGTCGGTGCCGGAGCTCGACGAGTTCGGCGACGACGCGCTGCGCGCCATCCGGCGCATCACCGTCATCGCGTGCGGGACCGCCGCGTACGCGGGCATGGTCGCCAAGTACGCGATCGAGCAGTGGGCCCGCATCCCCGTCGAGGTCGAGCTCAGCCACGAGTTCCGCTACCGCGACCCGGTGATCGATGACGGCACGCTCGTCGTCTCGATCAGCCAGTCGGGCGAGACCATGGACACCCTGATGGCCGTGAAGTACGCGCGCGAGCAGGGGGCGAAGGCCATCTCGGTGTGCAACACCCAGGGTGCCACCATCCCGCGCGAGTCGGATGCGGCCGTCTACACGCACGCGGGGCCGGAGGTCGCCGTCGCGTCGACCAAGGCCTTCGTCGCGCAGATCACCGCGCTGTACCTGTTCGGCCTGCACCTCGCGCGCGTGCGCGGCACGCTCTCGGAGTCCCAGCTCGCCGCGCAGGTGGCCGAGCTCCAGGCCATCCCGGAGAAGATCGCGACCGTGCTCGAGCAGGCCGACCGCGTGGGCGAGCTCGCGCACTGGATGTCGGACACCCGGTCGGTCCTCTTCCTCGGCCGGCACGTCGGGTACCCCATCGCGCTCGAGGGCGCGCTGAAGCTCAAGGAGCTCGCGTACATCCACGCCGAGGGCTTCGCCGCGGGCGAGCTGAAGCACGGTCCGATCGCGCTCATCGAGCCGGGCCAGCCGGTGTTCGTGGTCGTGCCGAGCCCGCGCGGCTCGGCGGCGCTGCACCCGAAGGTCGTCTCCAACATCCAGGAGATCCGCGCCCGCGGCGCCCGCGTCATCGCGATCGCCGAGGCGGGGGATGCCGCCGTCCTGCCGTTCGCCGACGAGGTCATCCGGATCCCGCTCGCGGCCCCGCTCTTCGAGCCGCTGCTCGCGGTCGTGCCGCTGCAGATCTTCGCCATGGAGCTCTCGCAGGCCAAGGGCCTCGACGTCGACCAGCCGCGGAACCTG
- the coaA gene encoding type I pantothenate kinase: MPDPQSPSSHTPHSSPFVELDRADWAALAPSMPSPLRETEIVQLRGLGEPLDLNEVAEVYLPLSRLLNLYVGGTKALHEVTSTFLRERFESTPFVIGVAGSVAVGKSTIARLLRELLARWEHTPRVELVTTDGFLFPNAELARRGLMERKGFPESYDRRALLRFVSEVKAGAPEVRSPFYSHLAYDIVPDAQITVRRPDVLIVEGLNVLQPPGPGHRLAVSDLFDFTIYVDARTQDISRWYEERFLKLQRGAFSNPRSYFHRFASLTEDEARARARSIWHAINEPNLLQNIRPTRSRASLVLRKGSDHAVQSVLLRKL, encoded by the coding sequence GTGCCCGATCCGCAGAGCCCGTCGTCGCACACGCCGCACTCCTCGCCCTTCGTCGAACTCGACCGGGCCGACTGGGCGGCGCTGGCCCCGTCGATGCCCTCGCCGCTCCGCGAGACCGAGATCGTGCAGCTCCGCGGGCTCGGCGAGCCGCTCGACCTCAACGAGGTCGCCGAGGTGTACCTGCCGCTCAGCCGCCTGCTCAACCTCTACGTGGGCGGCACGAAGGCGCTGCACGAGGTGACGAGCACGTTCCTGCGCGAACGGTTCGAGTCGACCCCCTTCGTGATCGGCGTCGCCGGTTCGGTCGCGGTCGGCAAGTCGACGATCGCGCGGCTGTTGCGAGAGCTGCTCGCGCGCTGGGAGCACACGCCCCGCGTCGAGCTCGTCACGACCGACGGCTTCCTCTTCCCCAACGCCGAGCTCGCGCGGCGGGGCCTCATGGAGCGCAAGGGCTTCCCCGAGTCGTACGACCGCCGCGCGCTCCTCCGCTTCGTGAGCGAGGTGAAGGCCGGCGCGCCCGAGGTCCGCTCGCCCTTCTACTCCCACCTGGCGTACGACATCGTGCCCGACGCGCAGATCACCGTCCGCCGGCCCGACGTGCTCATCGTCGAGGGCCTGAACGTGCTGCAGCCCCCGGGTCCGGGGCACCGCCTCGCGGTGAGCGACCTGTTCGACTTCACGATCTACGTCGATGCGCGCACGCAGGACATCTCCCGCTGGTACGAGGAGCGGTTCCTCAAGCTCCAGCGCGGGGCGTTCTCGAATCCCCGATCGTACTTCCACCGCTTCGCGAGCCTCACCGAGGACGAGGCGCGCGCGCGTGCGCGTTCGATCTGGCACGCCATCAACGAGCCGAACCTGCTGCAGAACATCCGCCCGACGCGCTCGCGCGCCTCGCTCGTGCTGCGCAAGGGCTCCGACCATGCCGTGCAGAGCGTGCTGCTGCGCAAGCTCTGA
- the glmM gene encoding phosphoglucosamine mutase, protein MPRLFGTDGVRGLANRELTADLALGLAQAAAAVLTQGRHADELRAAGRRPVAVVARDPRVSGEFLTAAVSAGLASSGVDVLDAGVIPTPATAFLIDSIRADFGVMISASHNPAPDNGIKFFSFGGTKLPDEVEDRIESFLGRQKLAPTGDGVGRIRRFADAEDRYVVHLLGTLPNRLDGIKVVLDCAHGAAAGVSPETFRDAGAEVVVIGADPDGMNINDGVGSTHLEPLQRAVREHGADVGIAHDGDADRCLAVDADGNVIDGDRIMAILALAMKERGTLTDDTLVVTVMSNLGLKRAMAEHGIRVVETKVGDRYVLEALAQGGYALGGEQSGHVIMSEYATTGDGVLTGLHLVAEMARTGRSLAELASAMTVYPQVLVNVRGVDHHALHDDAEIAEAVRRAEHELGDSGRVLLRPSGTEPMVRVMVEAAELPVAEAHAGRLADVVRERLAN, encoded by the coding sequence ATGCCTCGGCTCTTCGGAACCGACGGGGTCCGGGGCCTGGCCAACCGTGAACTCACGGCTGACCTGGCCCTGGGCCTCGCCCAGGCGGCGGCCGCCGTCCTCACGCAGGGCCGGCACGCCGACGAACTCCGCGCGGCGGGCCGACGTCCCGTCGCCGTCGTCGCGCGCGACCCGCGCGTCTCCGGCGAGTTCCTCACGGCCGCGGTGTCGGCCGGCCTCGCCAGCTCCGGCGTCGACGTGCTCGACGCGGGCGTGATCCCGACCCCCGCGACGGCGTTCCTCATCGACAGCATCCGCGCCGACTTCGGCGTGATGATCTCGGCGTCGCACAATCCGGCGCCCGACAACGGGATCAAGTTCTTCTCGTTCGGCGGCACGAAGCTCCCCGACGAGGTCGAGGACCGCATCGAGTCGTTCCTCGGCCGGCAGAAGCTCGCCCCGACCGGCGACGGCGTCGGCCGGATCCGCCGGTTCGCCGACGCCGAGGACCGCTACGTCGTACACCTGCTCGGCACGCTGCCGAACCGCCTCGACGGCATCAAGGTCGTCCTCGACTGCGCCCACGGCGCGGCGGCGGGCGTCTCGCCCGAGACCTTCCGCGACGCCGGTGCCGAGGTGGTCGTCATCGGCGCAGATCCCGACGGCATGAACATCAACGACGGCGTCGGATCGACCCACCTCGAACCGCTGCAGCGCGCCGTGCGCGAGCACGGCGCCGACGTCGGCATCGCGCACGACGGCGACGCCGACCGGTGTCTCGCCGTCGACGCCGACGGCAACGTGATCGACGGCGACCGCATCATGGCGATCCTGGCGCTCGCGATGAAGGAGCGCGGCACCCTGACCGACGACACCCTCGTCGTCACGGTGATGTCGAACCTCGGCCTGAAGCGCGCGATGGCCGAGCACGGCATCCGGGTCGTCGAGACCAAGGTCGGCGACCGGTACGTGCTCGAGGCGCTCGCCCAGGGCGGCTACGCCCTCGGCGGCGAGCAGTCGGGCCACGTGATCATGTCCGAGTACGCCACGACCGGCGACGGCGTGCTCACGGGGCTGCACCTGGTCGCCGAGATGGCGCGGACCGGCAGGTCGCTCGCCGAGCTCGCCTCGGCGATGACGGTGTACCCGCAGGTGCTCGTCAACGTCCGCGGCGTCGACCACCACGCCCTGCACGACGACGCCGAGATCGCGGAGGCGGTCCGTCGCGCCGAGCACGAGCTCGGCGACTCCGGACGCGTGCTGCTGCGGCCGTCGGGCACCGAGCCCATGGTGCGGGTCATGGTCGAGGCCGCCGAGCTGCCGGTCGCGGAGGCGCACGCCGGCCGACTCGCCGACGTGGTGCGCGAGCGCCTCGCCAACTGA
- the rpsI gene encoding 30S ribosomal protein S9 — MAKIADQIDQAPESYTTETPAAAAAPAARPVLNVSGAAVGRRKQAIARVRVVPGAGTITVNGREFADYFPNKLHQQLITDPFTVLELSGSYDVIARITGGGPSGQAGALRLAIARALNEIDRENNRPTLKKAGFLTRDARVIERKKAGLKKARKAPQFSKR; from the coding sequence ATGGCGAAGATCGCAGACCAGATCGACCAGGCTCCGGAGAGCTACACCACCGAGACGCCGGCCGCGGCCGCCGCGCCCGCCGCGCGCCCCGTCCTGAACGTCTCGGGCGCGGCCGTCGGCCGCCGCAAGCAGGCCATCGCCCGCGTGCGCGTCGTACCGGGCGCCGGGACCATCACGGTCAACGGCCGTGAGTTCGCGGACTACTTCCCGAACAAGCTGCACCAGCAGCTGATCACCGACCCGTTCACCGTGCTCGAGCTCTCGGGCTCGTACGACGTGATCGCCCGCATCACCGGCGGCGGCCCCTCCGGCCAGGCCGGGGCCCTGCGCCTCGCGATCGCGCGCGCGCTCAACGAGATCGACCGCGAGAACAACCGCCCGACCCTGAAGAAGGCCGGCTTCCTCACGCGCGACGCGCGCGTCATCGAGCGCAAGAAGGCTGGTCTCAAGAAGGCCCGCAAGGCGCCGCAGTTCTCGAAGCGCTAG
- the rplM gene encoding 50S ribosomal protein L13, protein MTRTYTPKANEIQRDWVVIDATDVVLGRLASHAAAILRGKHKPTFASHVDTGDHVIIVNAGKVALTGQKLEQKKAYRHSGYPGGLKAVGYAELLEKNPVRAVEKAIRGMLPKNSLGRQQLKKLKVYAGPEHPHAAQQPKPYTLTQVAQ, encoded by the coding sequence GTGACGCGCACCTACACCCCGAAGGCGAACGAGATCCAGCGCGACTGGGTCGTCATCGACGCCACCGACGTCGTGCTCGGCCGTCTCGCCAGCCACGCCGCCGCGATCCTCCGCGGCAAGCACAAGCCGACCTTCGCCAGCCACGTCGACACCGGTGACCACGTGATCATCGTCAACGCCGGCAAGGTCGCCCTGACCGGTCAGAAGCTCGAGCAGAAGAAGGCCTACCGCCACTCCGGCTACCCGGGCGGCCTCAAGGCCGTCGGCTACGCCGAGCTGCTCGAGAAGAACCCCGTCCGCGCCGTCGAGAAGGCGATCCGCGGCATGCTCCCGAAGAACTCGCTCGGTCGCCAGCAGCTGAAGAAGCTGAAGGTCTACGCCGGCCCGGAGCACCCGCACGCGGCTCAGCAGCCGAAGCCGTACACCCTCACCCAGGTCGCCCAGTAA
- the truA gene encoding tRNA pseudouridine(38-40) synthase TruA yields the protein MRLRLDLAYQGTDFAGWSRQPGLRTVQGVLETALATLFRREGVAPRLVVAGRTDAGVHAARQVAHLDVEERALAAVSRPRRGDASSGSAADPAAVLARRVRGILGAQDSDVVVRAARPAPPGFDARFSAIWRRYEYRVADAVGEHDPLQRHRTVWYPRELDVEAMDVAAQTLIGLADFAAFCKPREEATTIRTLQSYRWRRDAEGVLVASLQADAFCHSMVRALVGACLAVGEGRLDVGGPSELLHARQRTSAFKVLPAKGLTLTEVGYPPDEELAARAQQTRARRELHVDGVVG from the coding sequence GTGCGCCTGCGTCTGGACCTCGCCTACCAGGGCACCGACTTCGCGGGCTGGAGCCGTCAGCCCGGGCTGCGCACCGTGCAGGGCGTGCTCGAGACCGCCCTCGCGACGCTGTTCCGCCGCGAGGGCGTGGCGCCGCGGCTCGTCGTGGCCGGGCGCACCGACGCGGGCGTGCACGCGGCGCGGCAGGTCGCCCACCTCGACGTCGAGGAGCGGGCGCTCGCGGCGGTGTCCCGGCCCAGGCGCGGCGACGCCTCGAGCGGATCGGCGGCCGATCCCGCGGCCGTGCTCGCGAGGCGCGTCCGCGGCATCCTGGGCGCACAGGACTCCGACGTGGTCGTGCGCGCGGCGCGGCCGGCGCCGCCCGGGTTCGATGCGCGGTTCTCGGCCATCTGGCGCCGGTACGAGTACCGCGTCGCCGACGCCGTCGGCGAGCACGACCCGCTGCAGCGGCACCGCACCGTCTGGTACCCGCGCGAGCTCGACGTCGAGGCCATGGACGTGGCGGCCCAGACGCTCATCGGCCTCGCCGACTTCGCGGCGTTCTGCAAGCCGCGCGAGGAGGCCACGACCATCCGCACGCTGCAGTCCTACCGGTGGCGGCGCGACGCCGAGGGCGTGCTCGTCGCCTCGCTGCAGGCCGACGCGTTCTGCCACTCGATGGTCCGCGCGCTCGTCGGCGCGTGCCTCGCGGTGGGCGAGGGGCGCCTCGACGTCGGCGGTCCGTCCGAGCTCCTGCACGCGAGGCAGCGCACGAGCGCGTTCAAGGTCCTGCCCGCGAAGGGGCTCACGCTCACCGAGGTCGGCTACCCGCCCGACGAGGAGCTCGCGGCGCGGGCGCAGCAGACCCGCGCACGGCGCGAATTGCACGTCGACGGCGTGGTCGGCTAG
- the rplQ gene encoding 50S ribosomal protein L17, which yields MPKPTKGPRLGGGPAHERLLLANLAAALFTHERITTTETKAKRLRPLAERLITFAKRGDLHARRRVLAVIGDKSVVHKLFAEIAPQVADREGGYTRITKIGNRKGDNAPMAVIELVLEPVTPKKRAAKPAAEAAPAAPAEEAAAEETPEVVTEAEAAVDEAAGSEASEESAETEEAAAK from the coding sequence ATGCCGAAGCCCACGAAGGGCCCCCGCCTCGGAGGCGGACCCGCGCACGAGCGCCTGCTGCTCGCGAACCTCGCCGCCGCGCTGTTCACGCACGAGCGGATCACGACCACCGAGACCAAGGCCAAGCGCCTGCGTCCGCTGGCCGAGCGCCTGATCACCTTCGCCAAGCGCGGCGACCTGCACGCGCGCCGTCGCGTGCTCGCCGTGATCGGCGACAAGTCGGTCGTGCACAAGCTGTTCGCGGAGATCGCGCCGCAGGTCGCCGACCGTGAGGGCGGCTACACCCGCATCACCAAGATCGGCAACCGCAAGGGCGACAACGCGCCCATGGCCGTCATCGAGCTCGTCCTCGAGCCCGTGACCCCGAAGAAGCGCGCCGCGAAGCCGGCCGCCGAGGCCGCCCCCGCCGCGCCGGCCGAGGAGGCCGCGGCCGAGGAGACCCCGGAGGTCGTCACCGAGGCCGAGGCCGCGGTCGACGAGGCCGCCGGTTCGGAGGCGTCCGAGGAGTCGGCCGAGACCGAGGAGGCGGCGGCGAAGTAG
- a CDS encoding DNA-directed RNA polymerase subunit alpha, with protein sequence MLIAQRPTLTEENISEFRSRFVIEPLEPGFGYTLGNSLRRTLLSSIPGAAVTSIRIDGVLHEFSTVPGVKEDVTEIILNIKNLVVSSEHDEPITAYLRKQGAGEVTAADISAPAGVEVHNPELVIATLNDSAKFELELTIERGRGYVSASQNRNEYSEAGQIPVDSIYSPVLKVTYRVEATRAGERTDFDRLVVDVETKPAISPRDAIASAGRTLTELFGLARELNTAAEGIEIGPAPVDAVLSSELSIPIEDLDLSVRSYNCLKREGINTVSELVALSESQLMNIRNFGQKSVDEVKDKLTEMGLSLKDSVPGFDGAHFYTGFDDEN encoded by the coding sequence GTGCTGATCGCACAGCGCCCGACGCTCACCGAAGAGAACATCTCGGAGTTCCGTTCGCGTTTCGTGATCGAGCCCCTCGAGCCGGGCTTCGGTTACACCCTGGGCAACTCCCTCCGTCGCACCCTCCTCTCCTCGATCCCCGGCGCGGCCGTGACGAGCATCCGCATCGACGGCGTGCTCCACGAGTTCTCGACCGTCCCGGGTGTGAAGGAGGACGTGACCGAGATCATCCTCAACATCAAGAACCTGGTCGTCTCCAGCGAGCACGACGAGCCCATCACCGCCTACCTGCGCAAGCAGGGCGCCGGTGAGGTCACCGCCGCCGACATCTCCGCTCCCGCGGGCGTCGAGGTGCACAACCCCGAGCTGGTCATCGCGACCCTCAACGACTCGGCGAAGTTCGAGCTCGAGCTGACCATCGAGCGCGGCCGCGGCTACGTCTCCGCCTCGCAGAACCGCAACGAGTACTCCGAGGCGGGCCAGATCCCGGTCGACTCGATCTACTCGCCGGTGCTGAAGGTCACCTACCGCGTCGAGGCCACGCGTGCCGGCGAGCGCACCGACTTCGACCGACTCGTGGTCGACGTCGAGACCAAGCCCGCCATCTCGCCGCGCGACGCGATCGCGTCGGCCGGCCGCACGCTGACCGAGCTGTTCGGCCTCGCGCGCGAGCTCAACACGGCCGCGGAGGGCATCGAGATCGGCCCGGCGCCGGTCGACGCCGTGCTCTCGAGCGAGCTCTCGATCCCGATCGAGGACCTCGACCTGTCGGTCCGCTCGTACAACTGCCTCAAGCGCGAGGGCATCAACACGGTGTCCGAGCTCGTGGCGCTGTCGGAGTCGCAGCTGATGAACATCCGCAACTTCGGCCAGAAGTCGGTCGACGAGGTCAAGGACAAGCTCACCGAGATGGGCCTGTCGCTGAAGGACTCGGTCCCCGGCTTCGACGGCGCCCACTTCTACACGGGCTTCGACGACGAGAACTAG